TGAGTCAATTTTTAGTAAATGACGAGAGTCATATTGTACGTGCTGAAGATACTAGTCAAGATGAATCGCAATATAATCCTCAAGAAACATTCGTAAGGACGGATCAACTCGGAGGATCTATTATACTCGAAGAAACTGATATGTTGTTTAGGTAAGTTagattttctctatttttgttgttaattttcttaaaaattaatacaaatctcatataatgttttttctttagtatGGATCAAGAAAATGCAAATTACTTTACAACTGACTCTACATTTAGTGTTCCAATTATATTAAGTTCCGAAGGTCTTGATGCCTTCACAAATTCTGGAATCATAGGAGATAATGAACCTATGAAAAATGAATCGAAAGAGATATCCCAGATTTTACAAAGTGATATCTCtcaagaagaaaatttgattaattctATAAATTGTAAAACATTATCGCCTGACACAGTATCAATAGAATTGGAAAATGTGGAACAAGCACAAAATTTAAAAGTACACAttgttttcattctctttttcaaatatattaatttgtttacatatattatatttttattcaaaaatttacTTGTGTTATTACAGTATAAATGTGGTTATTGTAGTAAACAGTTcgcaaaaaaattttactgGCAACAACATGAACGGTCTCATACAGGAGAAAAACCTTATCAATGCGTAGTGTGTGGAAGAGCATTTGCACAAAAGTCTAATGTAAAGAAACATATGTCATCACATAAAGTGTGGCCTGGCACTGCCATACACTCACTACCACCtgaggtattattattataatataaatttatcattttattatatattaaatttgcaATTAATTAGTAGTATTTGATAGGTTCCACCAGATGGAAGTATAGATCGTACCTATCACTGTCAGTtttgtaaagaaatatttgattcGTACAAAGCTCTAAAGGGCCATCTCATAGTTTCTCATCTAGCACTGAAAGTGTACAAATGTGTGCAAAGTAGTTGTAGTATGATGTTTTCCGAACTAGAAGACTTTTTGGAGCACACTCGTAGTCACAAACGGTCGGAATATCGTTGTCATGTTTGCGGTGAAGTGTTTAATACTTTATCAGACTTAGGACTCCATCAATATGCTCATTCCGTCCAGAAACAAAAAACgacagaaaaatattattgttgttctatATGCAAATCATCATTTTCTAATTTGGAAGCTTTACAACATCATACAGAAACCACCACACATGACTATGCTTGTTTACATTGTGGAAAGAGTTTCTTGATTGAAAGATTTCTAAGACGGCATTTAAAAACACATGCTTCATCTGCTCGATTTGCGTGTGAAGATTGTGGTAAAGCCTTTAAAACAGAGCAATATTTAGCCAATCACAAATTAATTCATAGCGAGGAAACGCCTTTTTTGTGTCCAGTACGTGTATACTTTATTTCACATttgtataattgtattaacaaattttaatatgtaacaaacttatttcaatgtattttttaatattagcaTTGTCCAGCTAGATTTAAACGAAAGGATCGACTTGGTCGTCATATGCTGATTCACGACTTaacaaaaagattaaaatgtCCATTTAGAGGATACTTGGGTTGCATGAGTGAATTTTCACGTCcggataaattaaaaaggcATCTTCTCACGCACAGTAATATTAAACGCTTCAGTTGCAGTCA
This is a stretch of genomic DNA from Vespa crabro chromosome 3, iyVesCrab1.2, whole genome shotgun sequence. It encodes these proteins:
- the LOC124422593 gene encoding zinc finger protein 341-like yields the protein MAQSIFDALTGVSLDSPSVQSLIESQNLITEVEQSAIDQDEEDIFQCGKCKSQFTSLHMFVLHKRTHQKTQEQTVDLSQFLVNDESHIVRAEDTSQDESQYNPQETFVRTDQLGGSIILEETDMLFSMDQENANYFTTDSTFSVPIILSSEGLDAFTNSGIIGDNEPMKNESKEISQILQSDISQEENLINSINCKTLSPDTVSIELENVEQAQNLKYKCGYCSKQFAKKFYWQQHERSHTGEKPYQCVVCGRAFAQKSNVKKHMSSHKVWPGTAIHSLPPEVPPDGSIDRTYHCQFCKEIFDSYKALKGHLIVSHLALKVYKCVQSSCSMMFSELEDFLEHTRSHKRSEYRCHVCGEVFNTLSDLGLHQYAHSVQKQKTTEKYYCCSICKSSFSNLEALQHHTETTTHDYACLHCGKSFLIERFLRRHLKTHASSARFACEDCGKAFKTEQYLANHKLIHSEETPFLCPHCPARFKRKDRLGRHMLIHDLTKRLKCPFRGYLGCMSEFSRPDKLKRHLLTHSNIKRFSCSHCNRNFHRAQALKHHEMNKHSLKCDICSHAFKTKDQLITHNCDQSIETKKHTSSQLPKKASGSFKPRKPTPKRQMSSKAAIGVADKEKLEKFKADEIQRKITSEMLKSNDSKDDSNIKKIGSNPISRDIGSTIEALIRCDSTESEIKRNTDIYTMYQTGE